In Phacochoerus africanus isolate WHEZ1 chromosome 14, ROS_Pafr_v1, whole genome shotgun sequence, one genomic interval encodes:
- the SPPL2C gene encoding signal peptide peptidase-like 2C, whose product MACLGFLLLLLLLLLASTVAQGEYGVIHVVSENWSKNYCVLFRSDYITLPRDLHHAPLLPLHDGTGTPWCPGEDLSHQVHPGSPSQRPLRRTTAMVMRGNCSFYAKGWLAQGQGAHGLLIVSRVNGQQCSDTTPASQDPHKPLPDLTIPVAVLRYADMLDILSHTHGGTGVRVALYAPPEPSLDYNMVVIFILAVGTVAAGGYWAGLTEADRLQRRRARGGGGPGGHHPQGSVAGQRGHEEDDEDAPVDFTLAMTGAVVTTSCAIMLLLYFFYDCFVYVMIAIFALGAGTGLYGCLAPVVHHLPLQQYQWLLPSRRACLQLPLLLLAGLCLVVTILWVAYRNEDRWAWLLQDMLGVAYCLFVLRRVRLPTLKSCTSFLLALLAFDVFFVFVTPLLTRTGESIMVEVASGPADSLSHERLPMVLKVPRLSFSALTLCDQPFSILGFGDIVVPGFLVAYCHRFDVQTHSGQVYFMACTAAYAVGLLVTFVAMALMQMGQPALLYLVSSTLLTSLAVAACRQELTLFWTGQGRAKTPAQPVPGLCGAPSVGSERKQEDAAGGCGASEFEVATDHLAGGLHSNLREDTAKIITISEDEATGSHSHSDSSEGWSDANLDHDKLPRVPPGASEDLVPLMPMAMLIPLTPRVSLPSDLGHSQAQAHDASLPWMGLHKRKGLKVKKSISTQAPL is encoded by the coding sequence ATGGCGTGCCTgggtttcctcctcctcctcctcctcctcctcctcgcgaGCACCGTGGCCCAGGGCGAGTACGGTGTGATCCACGTGGTGTCGGAGAACTGGAGCAAGAACTACTGTGTCCTCTTCCGCTCCGACTATATCACCTTGCCCCGGGACCTGCACCACGCCCCACTCCTGCCCCTGCACGACGGCACTGGGACCCCCTGGTGCCCAGGCGAGGACCTCTCCCACCAGGTCCATCCCGGCTCCCCCAGCCAGCGGCCCCTCCGCCGGACCACCGCCATGGTCATGAGGGGCAACTGCAGCTTCTACGCCAAAGGCTGGCTGGCTCAGGGCCAGGGTGCCCACGGGCTGCTCATCGTGAGCCGGGTCAACGGCCAACAGTGCTCAGACACCACCCCGGCGTCCCAGGACCCCCACAAGCCCCTGCCGGACCTCACCATCCCGGTAGCCGTGCTCCGCTACGCCGACATGCTTGACATCctcagccacacccacggcgGCACCGGGGTCCGCGTGGCCCTGTACGCACCCCCAGAGCCCAGCCTTGACTACAACATGGTGGTCATCTTCATCCTGGCTGTAGGCACCGTGGCTGCGGGCGGCTACTGGGCCGGCCTGACCGAGGCTGACCGGCTGCAGCGGCGCAGAgcccgagggggaggggggcctggCGGTCACCATCCACAGGGATCAGTGGCCGGCCAGCGCGGGCACGAGGAAGACGACGAGGATGCACCGGTGGACTTCACGTTGGCCATGACAGGGGCTGTGGTCACCACGTCCTGCGCCATCATGCTGTTGCTCTACTTCTTCTACGACTGCTTTGTCTACGTCATGATCGCCATCTTCGCCCTCGGCGCCGGCACCGGCCTCTACGGCTGCCTGGCCCCCGTGGTGCACCACCTGCCCCTGCAGCAATACCAGTGGCTCTTGCCCAGCCGCCGGGCCTGCCTGCAGCTgcccctgctgctgctggccGGCCTGTGCCTGGTGGTGACCATCCTCTGGGTGGCTTACCGCAATGAGGACCGCTGGGCGTGGCTCCTGCAAGACATGCTGGGCGTGGCCTATTGCCTTTTCGTCCTGCGGCGGGTGCGCCTGCCCACCCTCAAGAGCTGCACCTCCTTCCTACTGGCCCTGCTGGCTTTTGATGTCTTCTTCGTCTTTGTCACTCCCCTTCTCACCAGGACCGGCGAGAGCATCATGGTGGAGGTAGCCTCCGGCCCAGCAGACTCCTTGAGCCACGAGAGGCTGCCCATGGTGCTCAAGGTGCCCCGGCTGAGTTTCTCGGCCTTGACCCTATGTGACCAGCCCTTCTCCATCCTTGGCTTTGGTGACATTGTGGTCCCCGGCTTCCTGGTGGCCTACTGTCACCGCTTTGACGTGCAAACCCATTCAGGGCAGGTCTACTTCATGGCCTGCACTGCGGCCTATGCTGTGGGCTTGCTGGTCACCTTTGTTGCCATGGCCCTCATGCAGATGGGCCAGCCTGCCCTGCTCTACCTGGTGTCCAGCACCCTGCTCACCAGCCTGGCTGTGGCCGCCTGCCGCCAAGAGCTCACTCTCTTCTGGACTGGCCAGGGCAGAGCCAAGACCCCTGCCCAGCCTGTACCAGGGCTCTGTGGTGCCCCTTCAGTTGGCTctgagaggaagcaggaggaTGCAGCAGGAGGATGCGGAGCCAGTGAATTTGAGGTGGCCACCGACCACCTGGCAGGGGGCCTACACAGCAACCTCAGGGAGGACACGGCTAAGATCATCACCATATCTGAGGATGAAGCCACCGGTTcacacagccacagtgacagctCCGAGGGCTGGAGCGATGCCAACCTGGACCATGATAAGCTGCCCCGTGTCCCCCCTGGGGCCTCTGAGGACCTGGTGCCGCTGATGCCAATGGCCATGCTGATACCACTGACACCACGGGTGTCGCTGCCCTcggacctgggccacagccaggcccaggcccacGATGCCAGCCTGCCCTGGATGGGGCTCCACAAGAGGAAGGGCTTGAAGGTAAAGAAAAGCATATCAACCCAGGCTCCCTTGTGA